The proteins below are encoded in one region of Hordeum vulgare subsp. vulgare chromosome 3H, MorexV3_pseudomolecules_assembly, whole genome shotgun sequence:
- the LOC123445384 gene encoding uncharacterized protein LOC123445384, protein MSQEPERAAMAAAPARARAPSAASAPPPAKRKKKGPASRHRASPVLPAAGWSALPPDLVRRVADCLLATNDLDCYMDFRAVCPGWRDATDDPRSDPSDPRFRPRRWVILLDEGFQLQDDANADAAGGGEQLLLLNAATGRFVRKRLPLLRRYYVVATTLGGFFVLADRNPPHAARVFNPLTGVLIRFAAPVPAEKEVAALLTSHRDSPWPLLCLLCASSRRRYLAAPDSQSFVHGEREGKEDPNYNFTRMAVAGGINTKPKPEDWFPKIFDLVHVDPREEDVWHFLVELGGQVLIVVKLRGRVKVFRYDDAELELMPVESIGSHAVFVGHHRCLAVDASRFPSVEADCIYHIDRRGLSAHICMYSLRDEKEERVSGGAVDFVKPHKLFVLVADRPFTIVQLLCSYTINARDSQLPLPKEPTTLTRNRFNFLSSLRSVNWG, encoded by the coding sequence ATGTCCCAAGAACCGGAGCGTGCGGCAATGGCGGCCGCGCCCGCAAGGGCTCGCGCGCCGTCGGCTGCCTCTGCACCCCCGCCggccaagaggaagaagaagggcccgGCAAGTCGTCACCGTGCCTCGCCGGTCCTTCCGGCCGCGGGCTGGTCCGCCCTCCCGCCAGACCTCGTCCGCCGCGTCGCCGACTGCCTTCTGGCCACCAACGACCTGGACTGCTACATGGACTTCCGCGCCGTCTGCCCCGGCTGGCGTGACGCCACCGACGACCCCAGGAGCGACCCCTCCGACCCCCGCTTCCGCCCGCGCCGCTGGGTCATCCTCCTCGACGAGGGCttccagctccaggacgacgccaaCGCCGAcgccgccggcggcggcgagcagctgCTCCTGCTGAACGCCGCGACGGGGCGCTTCGTCCGCAAGAGGCTCCCGCTGCTCCGCCGGTACTACGTCGTGGCCACCACCCTCGGCGGCTTCTTCGTCCTGGCGGACAGGAACCCTCCCCACGCCGCCCGCGTCTTCAACCCGCTCACCGGCGTCCTGATCCGGTTCGCGGCCCCCGTGCCCGCCGAGAAGGAGGTGGCCGCCCTCCTTACAAGTCACCGCGACAGCCCTTGGCCCCTGCTCTGCTTGCTCTGCGCCTCATCTCGCAGGCGGTACCTCGCTGCTCCCGACAGCCAAAGCTTCGTCCACGGGGAGCGCGAGGGCAAGGAGGATCCTAACTACAATTTCACACGGATGGCGGTCGCAGGTGGCATCAACACCAAGCCAAAACCAGAAGACTGGTTCCCCAAGATCTTCGATCTGGTTCATGTCGATCCTCGTGAAGAAGATGTCTGGCATTTCCTGGTGGAGCTCGGTGGACAGGTGCTGATCGTCGTCAAGCTGCGGGGGCGCGTCAAGGTTTTCAGGTACGACGACGCCGAGCTCGAGCTCATGCCCGTGGAGAGCATCGGCAGCCATGCCGTCTTCGTCGGTCACCACAGGTGCCTGGCCGTGGACGCCTCCAGGTTCCCTTCCGTCGAGGCAGACTGCATCTACCACATTGATCGACGGGGGCTGTCAGCCCACATCTGCATGTACAGCCTCAGGGACGAGAAAGAGGAGAGGGTCTCGGGTGGTGCCGTCGATTTCGTGAAGCCGCACAAGCTCTTCGTCCTCGTCGCCGACCGCCCTTTCACCATCGTCCAGCTTCTCTGCAGCTACACCATCAACGCCCGGGATTCTCAGCTGCCTCTGCCAAAAGAGCCGACAACTTTGACAAGAAATCGTTTTAATTTTCTCTCTAGTCTTCGTTCTGTTAATTGGGGCTAA
- the LOC123440825 gene encoding uncharacterized protein LOC123440825, with the protein MSRELERAAMAAREVPTPLSSAVLLPPAKRMKRDPSCSEPSPAGWSTLPDDLVRRIADSFLVNNDLDYYMSVRGVCPSWRAATDDPSSDTRDPRFHPRGWVVLDEDFQGDGRRVLLNTLTGRFLRKKLPVLLDYYVMGTSGGFFVLADKSPPHTAHVLNPLTCCMVRFAAPVPHMVVLSEVDSSLGLALFCDSSRRIYRAAPDSESFVAVKTKSKKAAVYDCFRKAAVGGVYAEISGLKSTILAEMIAFLPMFMRIGAQMQNRGLENINFSDDPHTDVKDIQSSLVVLSGQMLLVSGAPVPFVSQVDMDAATLHPLRSIGRFAIFISNRRCLAVDTDMFRSIEANCVYFIQLLGSSAYICKSNIEDRKVQRISENPDFVKQGKRFVLIACRPVTVIQLLSSYTINIPDSQLAWQQML; encoded by the coding sequence ATGTCGCGAGAACTGGAACGTGCGGCAATGGCGGCCCGTGAGGTTCCGACGCCCTTGTCCTCCGCTGTTCTTCTTCCGCCGGCCAAAAGGATGAAGCGAGATCCGAGTTGTTCGGAACCCTCGCCCGCCGGCTGGTCCACGCTCCCGGATGACCTCGTCCGCCGCATCGCCGACTCCTTCCTCGTCAACAACGACCTGGACTACTACATGTCCGTCCGCGGCGTCTGCCCCAGCTGGCGCGCCGCCACTGACGACCCCAGCAGCGACACCCGGGACCCCCGCTTCCATCCGCGCGGGTGGGTCGTCCTGGACGAGGACTTCCAGGGCGACGGCAGGCGGGTGTTGCTCAACACCCTCACCGGCCGCTTCCTCCGCAAGAAGCTGCCGGTGCTGCTGGATTACTACGTCATGGGCACCAGTGGCGGCTTCTTCGTTCTGGCAGACAAGAGTCCTCCTCACACCGCTCATGTCTTGAATCCTCTCACCTGCTGCATGGTCCGTTTCGCGGCGCCCGTGCCCCACATGGTGGTGCTCTCTGAAGTTGACTCCTCGCTGGGGCTCGCCCTGTTCTGCGACTCATCTCGTAGGATTTACAGGGCCGCGCCTGACAGTGAAAGTTTCGTCGCCGTCAAGACCAAGTCCAAAAAGGCAGCGGTTTACGATTGCTTCCGCAAGGCGGCCGTAGGTGGTGTCTATGCAGAAATCAGTGGCTTGAAATCAACCATATTAGCTGAGATGATTGCATTTTTACCCATGTTTATGCGGATAGGAGCACAGATGCAAAATAGAGGATTGGAGAACATCAATTTTTCCGACGATCCTCATACAGATGTGAAGGATATCCAGAGTTCCCTGGTGGTTTTATCTGGACAGATGTTGCTCGTCTCGGGTGCACCCGTTCCGTTTGTTTCCCAAGTGGACATGGATGCAGCTACGTTGCATCCTTTGAGGAGCATCGGCAGATTTGCCATCTTCATCAGTAATCGGAGGTGCCTAGCTGTGGACACTGACATGTTCCGGTCGATTGAGGCAAACTGTGTCTACTTCATTCAGCTTCTGGGTTCGTCTGCTTATATCTGCAAGTCCAACATCGAGGACAGGAAAGTACAGAGGATCTCTGAGAATCCAGATTTCGTGAAGCAGGGCAAGCGGTTTGTCCTCATCGCTTGCCGTCCTGTGACGGTCATCCAGCTTCTATCGAGCTACACAATCAATATCCCGGATTCTCAGCTGGCATGGCAACAGATGCTATAA